GCGGTACCAGGTGGTTTACGACATTTTGGTACCGGCTCGAATGATCGGCTAAGCCGTGCACCAGGACGATAATGGCTTTCTGCCGGTTGTCGGGCAACCAGGCCTGGTAAAAAAGGGACAGGTGCTTCGCGACCGAAAACTTGCCTTCGAGATGGGTCATTTGACTTGACATGTTATCAGCTAATCCGTTTTTTGACAACGCAGTTATTGGTTTCTTAAGATAAACCGAGGAGTATAAGATGGAACGAGAACAAGCCCTGGCGGCGGTAAAAGAAAAAATCAGTAACCCCAATCTGATCAAGCATATGCTGGCGACTGAAGCCGTTATGCGAGCGCTTGCCGAGAGATTCGGCCAAGTTATCGATGAATGGGGACTCGCGGGCTTGCTGCATGATATCGACCTCGATGAATGTAAAGGTGATATGTCAGTTCACGGGAGACTATCAGCGGAGATGGCAAGGGAAATGGACGTCTCCGATGAGGTATGTCATGCTATCCTCTGCCATGGCCTGCTCGGAGAACCCTGTATCAGTTTGATGGACAAAGCTTTATATTGTGCCGATCCAGTCACAGGATTGATAACCGCCGGCGCTTTGATTCGGCCTGAGAAGAAACTTTCAGTGGTTGAAGCTAAATCGATCCTTAAAAGGTTTAAAGAAAAGAGCTTTGCAGCTGGGGCGAACCGGGAGCAGATCGCTAAATGCTCAGAAATCGGTTTGACCCTGGAAGAGTTCATCACTTTATCCCTCAAAGCGATGCAAGGGATATCTGATGACCTTGGTCTCTAGTTATAATTGATCCGAAGGTCACTCCCATCAGCCGTTTTGAACACTTCGATTCGTGCCGGAAAGGCATCTTTGAATTCTTCGATGTGAGTAATTACCAGCACGCACTCGAATTTGTCCTGGATTGAAGCGATGGCCTCTTTCAATTTTTCTATGCCTGCCGCGTCCTGGGTGCCAAACCCCTCATCTATGACCAGCGTTCGTAACGGTGCCCCTGACCTGTGCGCCAGCAATCTGGATAATGCCAGCCTAAGCGCGAAGTTTATGCGAAATGCTTCTCCGCCGCTGAACAGGTCATAGTCACGTGTGCCGAGTTCATCCGCAATCTTGATGTCAAAGGTCTCAGCGATGTCTCCCTTTTTAGTGGCGCGCTGCATTTCCAGTTTCAGGCTCATTCGGTTGTCGGTCATTTTAGCTAGCAGCCGATTGGCTTCAGCCTCCATTTCGGGAATGGCGCTCTCGATAAGTACCGCCTGGATGCCGTTCTTGCCGAACGAAGCCTGAAGTTCTTTGTAGATGCTTTCATCAACAGCATACTTCTTGAGTTCAACAGCTTTTTTAAAGAGCGAATTTTCCAGCTCATCAAGGTGAACCAAGGCTTGTTTCAAACTGCCCAACCGTTCGGAGTCCGAGTTTACGGAAATTGACAATGATTTAACGGTCGATTCTGCATCCTCGATTTGCTGGGCATCGATTCTCGGAATCTGGGACAATGACTGTCTTTGTGTGTCCGCCTCCTGAATCCGCTGTGCTAGTCTTTGTTCGAGTTCACTGATCGTCTTGAGAGCCTTATCTAAATCTTTCTCCTCCTGTGTGAGGAGCTTCTCAGCTTGATAGAGTTCTTGATGACGCTTTTCGAAGGGTTCAAGTTCGTTGATTTGAGCTTGGACACGTCGATGCGCCGTGGCGTCATAACCCATTTTTCGGATTTCTTGCTCGAGAGAAGCGATCGAATTTCTTTCTTCGAGGGCAAATTCACCTTTTTCAATCTGCTGAGTCAGCGCAGTGATCTGCTTCTCCCCTTCAGGGAGGCGTTTTGAAGCAGATTCCGCTTCCGCGAGTTCTGTCTGCAATTGCGCTTCGAGCTTGCCCAGGCGCAAGACCTCAGACCTTAATGAGCCTTCCATCGCCAAGTGGCGTTCCAGTTCGGTTATCTCTCTGGCTTTGTCTTTTT
This is a stretch of genomic DNA from Dehalogenimonas etheniformans. It encodes these proteins:
- a CDS encoding HD domain-containing protein: MEREQALAAVKEKISNPNLIKHMLATEAVMRALAERFGQVIDEWGLAGLLHDIDLDECKGDMSVHGRLSAEMAREMDVSDEVCHAILCHGLLGEPCISLMDKALYCADPVTGLITAGALIRPEKKLSVVEAKSILKRFKEKSFAAGANREQIAKCSEIGLTLEEFITLSLKAMQGISDDLGL